AAATACCCGGGTTATACAGCTCCCGCCCCTTGTATCCACCGTACGCAAACGCCCTGCCTATGCCAATGGCGCCAATGGCGTCCAGACGGTCGGCGTCTTGAACCACCTGGCCTTCTAGCGTAGAAGGTTTGGTTTCTACACCGGCCCCCTTGAAGGTGACTTCTTTCACAATGGTTACCACTTTCTGTTGCAGTGACACTGGCGCATTCAAGGAAGCTAACCAGGCCATGGCGGCATCAGGACCTGCCTGCTCATTGCCATCATGGAATTTCCAGTCGGCTATGTCATGGAGCAGGGCTCCCAACTGCACCACTAAGAGATCAGCGCCTTCTTGCTCTCCAATCTTGGTGGCCGTTTTCCAGACCCTTCGTATGTGCCACCAGTCATGGCCAGAGCCTTCGCCAGAGAAGAGTTGTTCCAGGTGTTGCGCAGTGGCCTGAATAAGTTCGGTTTCCTCCATCCCCGCAAATTACCCATAAAATTCCAAAGACGGACGGCTAGCATGTTTACGCCTTCGTTTTTAGTCTATTTTCTGGAAAACAAGCCAAAAACGGAAGGTAGATTGCTTTAAGGGAAGGGCTGTAACGGCTGGTGAAAGAGAGGCCTGCAGACATGGCTAAATATTATTTCCTGCGTATATAGACTAGTTTTTATTCTTAATTAGTTCTACCGCCAAACTATACCTAGTTGAAAAAGTATCTAATCCTTCTGCTAATCATCTTTCGGGGATTTTCTGGAGCCGCACAGGAAATGCCACCCGTAAAGCCAGATTCTGTCCTTACTCCGGCGCCTGACACTCTTCTGGTAACTCAACCCGTGCCTGTAAAGACTACTACTGAGGACACTTTGCGGGAAACCAAATCAAAATGGGACCTATTCCCTATCCTGTATTATACCCCAGAGACCCAGTTCGCATTTGGCGTAAAGGCCATTTACGTGAAGAAGTTTGCCGGTAGCACGTCAAAAGACAGGCCTTCTTCTTTTCCCCTAACGTTTACCTACACCACGCAGAAGCAAATCATTGTAAATGCCAACGCTGATATCTGGAAACAGCACAACGCCCGCCACCTGCAAGCCTGGGTAGGATACTCCATTTATCCCTATTTCTTTTATGGTGTTGGCAATGACACGCCAGAGGAAGATGAGGAAGAGTTCACCAGTCATATTTTTGACACCTACGCCCAATATGAACAGAAGGTGTTAGGGCATCTGTACCTGGGCGGAAGGTATGAATTCCGGCATGAAACTGTCCCCACCGTGGCTCCTGAAGGGCAGCTGGCTACCAAAGATATTTTGGGCAGCACTGGTACCCGCGCCTCGGGGTTGGGGCCTGTATTGAGTTATGACACCCGTGACCATCTGTACTTTCCAAGAAATGGAGTTTATCACCAATTGTCCTACTTGCTATTCAACAAAGCTTTAGGCAGTGAAAGCAATTTTAGCAGATACCGGCTTGATCTCAGAAAGTACCTGGGTATTAAGAGAAGTGTCCTGGCAGGACAGGCGTATTTCAACTTCACAACGGGCAACATGCCGTTTCAATACTTATCTTATTTAGGAGGCGGCAACGTGCTGCGCGGATTTTTAGAAGCCCGCTACCGCGACCGCCATGCCATGGTGTACCAGTTAGAATACAGGGCGCCTTTGTATAAACGAATAGGTATTGTGGGCTTTGCCGCCACGGGGCAGGTGGTTCCCTCCTTGAAAGACTACTCCTTTGCGGACCAACACTTGGCAGCCGGCGGCGGCCTGCGCTATAGACTTAACGAAGAAGGCATGAACATCCGGATGGACGTGGCCGTCTCCAAGGCTGGGAACTATGTATATTTCTCTGTGAACGAAGCTTTTTAAAACCCCATTAAATAGAAAAAGGGAAGCAAAACTTGCTTCCCTTTTTTATGGAAAAATTCTCTTATCCGTAAATCTCATTCAAAACCCCGGCTAATCTTATACCCGCCTGAAGTAGACATTTTTCAATGGTTTTGAAGTTCTGATACGAATATTTGTAGCTCAGTTTAAGATCTGGCGGCAAATTGTACACTTGCGGGCGGTATACCATCATGCCATAGGCCCAGTCTTTGATGGTGCCGGCTTGCCAGGAAGTCATTTCCTGTTGTGTAGGCTCTCCAACAAAATAAGCCAGTTCGGTAAAGCTCAGGTCCTTGTTATCAATCATGTCACTGTCCCAAACCCGGTGCAGGTTGGAGTTCTGACCAAACCACTGCAGACGCACCGAGTTGCCGCCGTTGTCATCTTTACCGCCAACGTGCATTGGTTGGTGCAAGTCTCCTACCAAGTGTACCAGATATTTCAAGTATTCCTGCTCCTTTTCCTTAGTAAGGTTTTTGGCTTTAAGGGCGGCAATCACATCCTCTAGCTTCATGACCAAGTCACCTTTAGGGTTCTTGGTAGTCTGCTCATAGGTGGTGTTGTCTGGAATGGTCACCCAGTGCCAATCATGGGTATGGTTGTAGGCCGAGTCTGATTTGATGTCGTCCATCCAGGTGGAAACCTCTGCCAGCGAGTTGTCCTGCAAAATCTGCATGACTTTCTTTCTTACCTTCTTTTTTAAATGCTGCTCAGCCACCTGGCCTACCACGCGGTGACCCGTTTGGCCCCAAGCAAACGCTTGCCCCACCAGCAAGGGCAACACAAAGGCAAGGCAGATGAGTTTTTTATACGTTGTTCTCATGGGTATAATAAATTCTTTGTTGCAGAAACGGAGAGCAAATATAAAGAACTTCTGCGTGCCTGCTAATAGGTGTAACCAGATGGAGTCAAATTGACTAGTCTTCCTCTACCCAACCCCTAAAACTCTGTTCCTGGGTATTGTAAAAAACCTTCAATACTTTCTCAGTGGCGGCTCCTTCCTCTAGTATGGTGAACTCATAGTACAACTGGCCGTCTCGCTGTTCATCATCATCAGAGGTGTTGCTCTTCTCCTCATTCATGATGAGATTGTCACCGGTGAGCATGAGGGGGGCGTGCAGGAACACTTCGGGCGGGGAAAGGTAATGGGTGGTGTTGTACAGGATGTAATCTGTAGACTTGAGCAGTTCTATGTTTCCCTTAACTACTATTTTATCTTCCATGGTGGTGAATACGTGAAGGAAACCTGTGTAAAACAAAAAAGCACTTACATCTTGAAGATATAAGTGCTTTTTATGAGCCTCCTGCCGGGATCGAACCAGCGACCTACTGATTACAAGTCAGTTGCTCTACCAGCTGAGCTAAGGAGGCCTTCCGTTATCTGCTTCAGCGTTGCCGTGTTGCTGATAACGATACAAAAGTAGCGGTCAATTCCTTATTTGCAAAACCCTCTCTCACTTTTTTTGCAGGTTTTTAGCAAACCCCTGAAAGTCAAGAGAAAAAATTATGCTCGAAGGGCCTTTAATTGCCGCTTGAGGTGTTGAATGCGGCCTTGGGCATCATCAATCTTGGCCTGATACTCCTCTCTGAGTTTTTCTGCATTCTTAGAACGGGCAAAAAATTCAATGTTGGTTCTCAGAGTGGAGATGTCATTTTCCAGGGTGGTGATGTCTCTGCGCAGGTGCTGTTCTTTCTGGTACAACTTATGGTCGCCGTCTGGGCTGGACTTGAGCTGATTCAACTGCAACTGGAACAACTTCTGTTCCCGCTCCTCCCCGTTCAGTTCTGGTACGCGCTGCAGGTACTGGGCCAATAGTTGGTTGAACCGTTCTTCTACCTTGACGTTGCGCTTGCCTTCGGTGGCCAGGCCTTGCCACTCCTGGTTGATGGTGTTGAATTCTTCCAGGGAACCAACCAGCGCAGGATCTTCAATCTTGGTAGACAGTTTCTCCACGTATTCTAGTTTGGCAGCCGTCAATTGGTTCAACTGCGTTTCTTTGTACTGGGACTCCTGGTGCAGACGGTCAAAGAAAGCATTACAGGCAGACCTGAAACGGTTCCAGATTTTGTCTGAGTACTTGTCAGGCACACGGCCAATGGTTTTCCATTTTTTCTGCAGCTGAATCAGTTTTTCTTTGGTAGGATCCCAGTCTTCGCTGCTTTGGAGGCTTTCTGCTTCTTCACAGAGCGCTACCTTTTGGCGGTAGTTTTGCATCTTCTCCTCATCCAAGGCCTTAAAGAAGGTGTTCTTGTGATGGAAGAAGGCTTTATAGCTGCTCCAGAAAGCTTTGTTTACTTCTTCGGCGTTTTCTTTAGGCACCAGACCAGCGGCATCCCAGCGTTCTTTCAATTGCTGAATCTGATCGGTTTTGTCACGCCAGTCATTGATGCGGTCTGAAGTGAAGGTTTGGTATTGTTCAATCTCGGCAAGAAGCGCGCGCTTCTTCTCAAGGTTTTGCACCTCTACCTCTCTTCTGGATTCTAAGAAAACTTTCTTGCGCTCATGCACCTTCTCTGATGCCTGAATGAAACGGTTCCAGATTTGGTCGCGCACATCATTAGGCACGGGTCCAATGTGTTTCCACTCATCATGCAAGTTTCTGAGTTCTTGCAAGGCTTTGTTGATGTTCTCCTCTTGGGCCAGGCTTTCGGCACGGTCGCACAAGAGAGTTTTGGCGTCCAGGTTGCGCTTGCGGTCCAGTTCTTTTAGCTCAAAGAAGATGCTGCGGTTGTTGTAATACATGTCCAACAAGGCATGGTAGGAATTCCAAAGCTGCTGGGCATCTGCGTTGGGCACTTGTCCTATGGCTTTCCACTCAGCCTGCAGTTCTTTGATGGCGCTTCCGCTGGCGTTGGTCTCAGAAGACTCCAGCAACACTCTAAGGCGTTCCAACAGGTCTTTCTTCTTTTGCAAGTTTACCACTTTCTGCTCTTCTTCCTGGCGCTGCTCTCGGGCTCTGCCTTCGCGGTATCGTTGGATGGCCTGCTCTACGTCCTGGTGCTCTTTAGGGGCATGGTATTCAAAATCATCGGCGGCACCGCCATCCGCTATAAAACGCTTAAGGGCGTCTTGCCGCTCTTCATGGAACCGCTGCTCGTACTGGCGATATACCTCAATCAATTGTCTAGATGATTTTTTGGGTTGGCCTTCCGTAGCCAAGGCAATGATTTTCTTCCTGATTTCCTCAATGGGGGCATGGCTCAGGTCTTCATGGGCATGCAGGTCTTCATCGTCAAGATGGTGGTGGAGGTCATGCACAGAAGTAGGTTCTGAGGATGGCTCTTCGGCCGGTGGCTGAGTAGCGGCGGCAACTGGTGCCACTTCTGGCTCTAAGGTTTCTGGAGCGTGCATAGCAGGTGTTTCAGGTTGAACAGGAGGTTCTGAAGGGGCTGCCTCTGGGGTGGCTGGTTCTTCAGAGGTGAGAACGGAAGATTGGGCTAGGGCTGGTTCCTCTATTGGGGCTTCCACTTCAGGAGAAGCTTCGGCTTGGGGAGTACTTTCTTCCATTTCTTCTACCGGGGCAGATTCTACCAGGGTATCTGTGGTAGTAGCCTCTGCCGTAGAGGAACGGGCGTTAATGTCGGCTAGTCGTTCCTCCACAATCCGGCGCTGCTCATTTGCCCGCTGCTCTGCAGTAGGTTCAGCAGAATTCTTTTGATGTTGGTTTTCCTGTTCTTGGTTCATCATACACGCGAGGCAAATGCCGTTATTAGTTTAAATTTGGATCTGCTGGGTAGTTTGCATACATCTTGTACTTTCCCCCCATTTGTTTTAAAATATCTCTCCAAAGAGAATCTATATTCAAATTAAGCAATTTATTAACTGCCTTATTGTTTATAAACCAAACATTTTTGTCTATTTCCTCCTGTAGCTGGTGGGGGCTCCAACCTGAGTAACCTACAAAGAATCTAATTTGTTCTTGGGATATTAATCCTAAGTTAATTCTTCTTGTCAATTCCTCAAAGTCTCCGCCCCAAAATAATTCTGGGGCAATCTGCTTTGCTTCAGGTAAATCCAGTATTTTATGGATATAATGTAGGGTATTGGGCTGCATGGGGCCTCCAACAGCCAAAGTAATGTCAAAAATTTCTTCATTTATTTCTATAACCTCTGAAAGATTAATGGAAGAAAGCTTGTTCAAGACCAGGCCCACGGTCCCTTCTTTGTCATGCTGGCAGACCAAAACTACGCTTCGCTCAAAATTTGGGTCTCCTAAAAAAGGTTCTGATATTAAAATGCTGCCGTTTTGAATCTCTTTCGCCATAAGTAATCTGCTAAGATTTGCTGGGGTGTCTTTCTCCTATACGTATTTGGTGGCTTCATGGCGGTACCTAACTGTATTATACCATTATTACCATATAACAAACCCGGTAGATAAGTTGCTTGCGGCCACTGGTGCCCAAACCAGCAATTATTTCTCTACTTTTGGCGTATTAAACCACTGCCACCATGGAAAAGCCACTTTCATTAGCTGATATACGCAGTAACTACTCTAAAAAGATTTTAACCCGAGATGCGGTTTCTGATAGCCCGCTGCAGCAGTTTGACGTCTGGATGCAGGAGGCGTTGACGGCCCAGGTGGAGGAAGCTACGGCCATGACCCTGAGCACTGCAGATAAAAACGGAAGGCCTTCGGCCAGAGTTGTCCTATTGAAAGCTCTGGAACCAGAGGGGTTTATTTTTTACACCAACTATGAGAGCCGCAAGGGCCAGCAACTGGCAGAAAATCCCTTTGCCAGCCTCACCTTCTTCTGGCCCGCCCTGGAGCGGCAGGTGCGCATAGAAGGAAAAGTGCAGCGAGTAGACCAAGCCAGCTCAGATGCTTATTTTCAGAGCCGCCCACGCGGAAGCCAGATTGGGGCCTGGTCTTCGCCGCAGAGCACGCCTATTGAAAACCGTCAAGTATTAGAGGAACTTGAGCAGCAATACACGCAGCAGTTTGAAGGCCAAGATACTGTGCCCCGCCCGGGCCACTGGGGAGGGTACCTGGTTAAGCCAGAAAGAATAGAGTTCTGGCAGGGCCGCCCCAACCGCCTGCATGACCGGTTAGTATACCTTGCCACAGAAGAAGGCGGCTGGAAGATTGAACGCCTGGCTCCTTGATTCGGCGTTTTTTGCCTCTTTTCTGAGAAATAGCCCAAAAACAACCATGGCTGACATTTTGCCCATAAAAGGCTTTCGGTACAACCCAAAGCTTCCGTTCTCCATAGATGCGCTCACCTCTCCCCTGTTTGACGTGGTCTCCCTCAAGCAGCGGCAGGCCCTCTATAGAAACGCCTATAACAGCATTCATTTGTCCGTTCCGCCAGGACCAGAACCTGCCGAAAGCGCCAGAAGAACCGTGGAGCACTGGAAACGCGCGCAGATTCTGCAACAAGATCCACTGCCGGGCATTTATGTGTACTACCAGTATTTCAGGTTGCCGGGTTCAGAAAAGGAATACGTCCGGAAGGGATTCATGGCGAATATAAAAGCCTATGCCTGGGAAGAACAGGTGGTGTTGCGTCATGAGAACACCATACCTGCCGCCGTTAATGACCGCATAGAACTGTTAGAGGCCACCAAACTACAGACCAGCGCCACCCACGGCCTGTACGCCGACCCAGATTTTGCCCTTGACCCGTACATGGATGAAAGCATCACCTCTCCAATCTATGAGTCTGAAGACTACCAGGGTGTGCGGGATGTCTTGTCGGTGATCCATGACGCGGCAGTGATACAGAAATTTGTAGACCATCTGCAAAATCAGCAGGTACTGCTCGCCGATGGGCACCACCGCTATGAAGGCTCATTAGCCTATCGTCAGAAAATGCTGGCCAGCACGCCCAATGCCACCGGAGCCGAAGCCTTCAACTACCACCTCATGTACCTTACCAACGCAGACTCAGATGATCTGCGCATTCTGCCCACGCACCGGCTGCTGGAGTCGCTACCCATTCCAACAGAAGTCTTTTTGGAAAGACTGTCTTCTTATTTTACCGTTAAGCCCATTGAAGACGCATACAGCCTGCAAGATTTGATTGTGGGCAAACAGTGGGCCTTTGGGTTGTATATTGAAGGTCAAGCCTACAAAATCATCCTCAAACCCGAGGTGCACGCGCAGCTGAACTGGGATATCCCTGCGGAAGTAAAAAATCTGGACCTGAGCGTGCTGCATTTTTTTGTGTTTGAGCAGATTCTGGGAGTATCCAGGGAAGAACAGCGCTATTACCCGGGCCTGTCTTACGTAAGAAGCTTCGCCGAATGCCTCTCAAAGGTAGAAAGCAGTAAGGCGCAGGTGGCCTTTATCACCAACGAAGTAAAAATGCAGGAGGTGAGAAGCGTATGTGCCTCGGGCGCGGTGATGCCCCAGAAGTCTACCTTCTTTTATCCCAAAGTAATCTGTGGTTTCCTTTTTAGCTCAATTGAAGAAGATGAATTTAGATAAAACCGTAATCCTGGCCTCCAACTCGCCCAGAAGAAAAGAGCTGCTTACCAATCTGGGCATCCCCTTTGAAGTAAGAATAAAAGAGGTAGACGAGACCTATTCCCCAGACTTGGTGAAGGCAGAAGTAGCCGAGTTCCTGGCTGCCCACAAAG
The nucleotide sequence above comes from Nibribacter ruber. Encoded proteins:
- a CDS encoding HD domain-containing protein — encoded protein: MEETELIQATAQHLEQLFSGEGSGHDWWHIRRVWKTATKIGEQEGADLLVVQLGALLHDIADWKFHDGNEQAGPDAAMAWLASLNAPVSLQQKVVTIVKEVTFKGAGVETKPSTLEGQVVQDADRLDAIGAIGIGRAFAYGGYKGRELYNPGISPELHASFEEYKKNQAPTLNHFYEKLFLLKDRMNTATGKKLAQERHSIMQAYVQQFLAEWHSEEKPPSSFLYV
- a CDS encoding BamA/TamA family outer membrane protein — translated: MKKYLILLLIIFRGFSGAAQEMPPVKPDSVLTPAPDTLLVTQPVPVKTTTEDTLRETKSKWDLFPILYYTPETQFAFGVKAIYVKKFAGSTSKDRPSSFPLTFTYTTQKQIIVNANADIWKQHNARHLQAWVGYSIYPYFFYGVGNDTPEEDEEEFTSHIFDTYAQYEQKVLGHLYLGGRYEFRHETVPTVAPEGQLATKDILGSTGTRASGLGPVLSYDTRDHLYFPRNGVYHQLSYLLFNKALGSESNFSRYRLDLRKYLGIKRSVLAGQAYFNFTTGNMPFQYLSYLGGGNVLRGFLEARYRDRHAMVYQLEYRAPLYKRIGIVGFAATGQVVPSLKDYSFADQHLAAGGGLRYRLNEEGMNIRMDVAVSKAGNYVYFSVNEAF
- a CDS encoding S1/P1 nuclease, producing the protein MRTTYKKLICLAFVLPLLVGQAFAWGQTGHRVVGQVAEQHLKKKVRKKVMQILQDNSLAEVSTWMDDIKSDSAYNHTHDWHWVTIPDNTTYEQTTKNPKGDLVMKLEDVIAALKAKNLTKEKEQEYLKYLVHLVGDLHQPMHVGGKDDNGGNSVRLQWFGQNSNLHRVWDSDMIDNKDLSFTELAYFVGEPTQQEMTSWQAGTIKDWAYGMMVYRPQVYNLPPDLKLSYKYSYQNFKTIEKCLLQAGIRLAGVLNEIYG
- a CDS encoding DUF349 domain-containing protein gives rise to the protein MMNQEQENQHQKNSAEPTAEQRANEQRRIVEERLADINARSSTAEATTTDTLVESAPVEEMEESTPQAEASPEVEAPIEEPALAQSSVLTSEEPATPEAAPSEPPVQPETPAMHAPETLEPEVAPVAAATQPPAEEPSSEPTSVHDLHHHLDDEDLHAHEDLSHAPIEEIRKKIIALATEGQPKKSSRQLIEVYRQYEQRFHEERQDALKRFIADGGAADDFEYHAPKEHQDVEQAIQRYREGRAREQRQEEEQKVVNLQKKKDLLERLRVLLESSETNASGSAIKELQAEWKAIGQVPNADAQQLWNSYHALLDMYYNNRSIFFELKELDRKRNLDAKTLLCDRAESLAQEENINKALQELRNLHDEWKHIGPVPNDVRDQIWNRFIQASEKVHERKKVFLESRREVEVQNLEKKRALLAEIEQYQTFTSDRINDWRDKTDQIQQLKERWDAAGLVPKENAEEVNKAFWSSYKAFFHHKNTFFKALDEEKMQNYRQKVALCEEAESLQSSEDWDPTKEKLIQLQKKWKTIGRVPDKYSDKIWNRFRSACNAFFDRLHQESQYKETQLNQLTAAKLEYVEKLSTKIEDPALVGSLEEFNTINQEWQGLATEGKRNVKVEERFNQLLAQYLQRVPELNGEEREQKLFQLQLNQLKSSPDGDHKLYQKEQHLRRDITTLENDISTLRTNIEFFARSKNAEKLREEYQAKIDDAQGRIQHLKRQLKALRA
- a CDS encoding YqgE/AlgH family protein: MAKEIQNGSILISEPFLGDPNFERSVVLVCQHDKEGTVGLVLNKLSSINLSEVIEINEEIFDITLAVGGPMQPNTLHYIHKILDLPEAKQIAPELFWGGDFEELTRRINLGLISQEQIRFFVGYSGWSPHQLQEEIDKNVWFINNKAVNKLLNLNIDSLWRDILKQMGGKYKMYANYPADPNLN
- the pdxH gene encoding pyridoxamine 5'-phosphate oxidase, whose translation is MEKPLSLADIRSNYSKKILTRDAVSDSPLQQFDVWMQEALTAQVEEATAMTLSTADKNGRPSARVVLLKALEPEGFIFYTNYESRKGQQLAENPFASLTFFWPALERQVRIEGKVQRVDQASSDAYFQSRPRGSQIGAWSSPQSTPIENRQVLEELEQQYTQQFEGQDTVPRPGHWGGYLVKPERIEFWQGRPNRLHDRLVYLATEEGGWKIERLAP
- a CDS encoding DUF1015 domain-containing protein — protein: MADILPIKGFRYNPKLPFSIDALTSPLFDVVSLKQRQALYRNAYNSIHLSVPPGPEPAESARRTVEHWKRAQILQQDPLPGIYVYYQYFRLPGSEKEYVRKGFMANIKAYAWEEQVVLRHENTIPAAVNDRIELLEATKLQTSATHGLYADPDFALDPYMDESITSPIYESEDYQGVRDVLSVIHDAAVIQKFVDHLQNQQVLLADGHHRYEGSLAYRQKMLASTPNATGAEAFNYHLMYLTNADSDDLRILPTHRLLESLPIPTEVFLERLSSYFTVKPIEDAYSLQDLIVGKQWAFGLYIEGQAYKIILKPEVHAQLNWDIPAEVKNLDLSVLHFFVFEQILGVSREEQRYYPGLSYVRSFAECLSKVESSKAQVAFITNEVKMQEVRSVCASGAVMPQKSTFFYPKVICGFLFSSIEEDEFR